The sequence TTTCCTTAATATTGAAATTAGGGAAAACCGGATCAGTAAACTATTGCATCTAAGGGAACAGAGCAGCAGATCCCGGGATAAGAAATATACAGAAATATGGAACTTCACTGCCTTACTTGGAAAGCTAAGCAGGTTATTGACCCACTAATCTTACCTTCCCTCAAACCTTCCACTGAAAAGAGCAGATCCCAGAAAAAAGGATAGCGAATGCAGCTGGGTTGATCCCTATCGATGGAATGGAGCTTATCAACTCATGAATAGCATGGATCGCCTTCTACTATACCAGGCTAAGGTGCAACAACGGAAAAAAAGTCAAAAGGAAAGGGATGGCGATTTTCTCGCTTTTGGCATAGCAGGCCTCCCTTTGGGAGGCCCGCGCGACGGGCTATTAGCTCAGTGGTAGAGCGCGCCCCTGATAATTGCGTCAAGGCGTGTTACACAAGACAGTAATGGTTGGGGTGCACAATTGCGCGCCGCCTAAGATGAAGGTGTGCGCTCGTTTCTCCATctcgaagaaaaaaaggaaaaaaaaactagcCTCCATCGCACAAAGAATAAAACTCTCACCTCAACCAACCAGCAGATGACACGTGGCCCTCACATCCATCtcgaaaagaaaacaaaagaaaagccTCACTTCCATCTTAAAAAAAAGAACATTTTTCTCATGAAAAAAAACTGTTCCCACCACAACCAACAAGCAGATGCCACTTGACATAGCTGGTTGCTCACCCTTTCTTTCCCCCATAATGGGTTTAATTCTAATTTTAGATTCTAGGATCTTGGATTGAGCAAAAGAATTTGATCCTAGCAAGAATCAAAGGGCTAGTTTGGGAGAGCTCCAACTCTTTGATTTTTGAAGGATATAAGTACGTAGGCTAAAATAAGATGATTTAANNNNNNNNNNNNNNNNNNNNNNNNNNNNNNNNNNNNNNNNNNNNNNNNNNNNNNNNNNNNNNNNNNNNNNNNNNNNNNNNNNNNNNNNNNNNNNNNNNNNNNNNNNNNNNNNNNNNNNNNNNNNNNNNNNNNNNNNNNNNNNNNNNNNNNNNNNNNNNNNNNNNNNNNNNNNNNNNNNNNNNNNNNNNNNNNNNNNNNNNNNNNNNNNNNNNNNNNNNNNNNNNNNNNNNNNNNNNNNNNNNNNNNNNNNNNNNNNNNNNNNNNNNNNNNNNNNNNNNNNNNNNNNNNNNNNNNNNNNNNNNNNNNNNNNNNNNNNNNNNNNNNNNNNNNNNNNNNNNNNNNNNNNNNNNNNNNNNNNNCCATTAATTATTGAAACTACGGATACCCAGCTCCACTAATTTGTGGGCCTGTTTGCGAGAGCACCAGCTCCAAGAATACGCTGTTAACATCAGTTGTGGTGTTCAAGTAATTGACATGGCATGGCATAAAGGTACAACAATCTTACAGGGTCAGGAACATTAGGGTCGGCACCAGCTTCCAGTAACAACTTCAAGCATGCAGTTGAGCCTTTCATCTCAGCAGCAACAACTAAAGGGGCTAGAATACCGTCATTGACATCCGCACCAGCCTGCAAACAAAATACTATTACAAATCAGTTCATACAGGAACTCTCTATGGGCTGTTTGGTTCATTGCCTATTAGAAACGGCGTTTTCTAGTGTAAAACCTTAGTGTAGCGCGGCCACAAAAAAATGTCTCAAAGGTAGCTCAAATAATAAACCATCGAAGAAGGCCAAACCTACATTAGTGTCGAAAAATGTAGCATTGAACCAAATTTGGCTTAAGTAGTTCTAATTTTCTAAGGCCTAACACAACGAAAATGAAGACTGCAAGCACAATACCTCAACCAGGAGCTTGACACATTTCACTGAGGGAGCAGTTATAGCAACAAGAAGAGGGGTGTCAATACCAGGTATTTTCTTGTTACACTGGCAAAAAACAGATAACACACGATTTACTATACTGAAGTAAGATGTAGGAAAGAGCATTCAAATAGAAGGAAGAATGCATTTGTTGTCCTGTGGCCTACTGTAAAAGAAGAAGGGGGGAAATCAATAGCATTGCAAAAGCAAACATGTAGTGTATCGACAAGAGTTTCTGGAATAATATATTGAGCATTAATGCCTTAGTGGCCATTTTTAGCAATTAGACCCTTTTTTTAGTTCAGTCCCATGTATCGATTCAAAGGAGTAGACGTACAACAATAACAGCCCACCCGTTTAATCTTTTATTCTCAAGCAAGCTGGGTAGGCTAGAGCCAAGAGATGAACCCACCAAGGGGCACCAAAAGGAGTAAACGTATatgaaagaaaaatatatttcatcATGATTTACTAGAGGGAATACAAATTCAGAAAGTTGCAGTGGAGCCTATATTGAAGAAGCAAGTAGGATGGAGCTGCAAGAAGATATGGCGTACAGGGTATGCATGGAGCTAGATTTATTTTGTGAAGTCAAGAAACCATAGATGGCCAGAGCTCTTTGAGAATGCTGCCTTACTAGTAGAACTTAAAGAAAAGTTAACAGAGTGCGCTTAGTCACTGCTACAAAGGCGTGATTTTGAATAATTGCTAAAAGTTGTATAATTTAGCTAATTGCGCTCAGACTTCACAACTGTTGAAGAAAAGCAGTCAAGCGGACTCAACACAACTGCCAAGTAAATGAAACATGAAACAATGCAGCTAGCCAAAATTAGGAGGAAATAGTATGTTGTAAAACCTACATCCGCGTTGTTCTCCAACAAAATTTGCATAATTTCATCATGCCCTTCAATGGCAGCGGCATACAGTGGTGTCCCATCAACACATACTGGGTCAACAGAGACTCCCTTTGCAAGCAAGAGTTCCACCATTTTACGGTCTCCTAAGTAAAGCAAAAAAGATGAAAAGAGAATACAATAGGAAATTACTACAAAGTAGAACTGATTGTGTGATGGGGAAAATTCAATATGATCAAGATCCACACCAACTAAAACTGCATGCACTGGAATAGTTACAATTACAAAACAGACAAGGGGGCAGAAAAAATGGGCAACTTTTAAATCCTAATGAAATCACCCAGGACAAGTAAATGGCACTAATGTTCTTCTACTCGCATAGAatcaaaattatgaaaaaattgtcAAACAACTTCTTCTTCTACATCTTTCCAGCACACATAGACATCATAATGGAACAGTATTGTTAGGCACTGGAAGAAAAATGCCATGTGCTGTGCTGGCAGAGAAGTACCTGCTGTAGCAGCATGGTGAAGTGGGGCAAACCCTTCGTCGTCAGCCTTGCCTGGATCTGCCCCATGATCAAGAAGATAACTGGCTGTATCCATGATTCCACGAAGCAATGCCACAAGCAGAGGCGTTCGACCTATAAAAATGAAGACGTTTCCTATCAGAGCATGTTGGAACGTACAAAGTTGCATAAATATTCAGTAATGATAACTGGCAACCGTTCCCCAGGAACCAATCCCCAgcaaatgccctcacggccaaaagATCCAGATGGCACGGATGGCAGTTTCTGAAGAAATTTGCCTTGAAACAAACGAACTTCCATGGACTAACACTTAAAATGCCACGCCCGCAACACTAAAAATGCCATCTGGGTCGTTCGCAAATGCCATCTCTGGCAACGAACGTTCCCCAGCTATTCGGGTCCTAAATTTTTCATAACATAGCACTTGTTTTCTAGCATTACAGTTGTAAACTGCTGGTCTAGGAAGTTTTCTATAGCCCGATTCTGAACGCAAGCCACATACAGTTTATTTCGACACATATTCCGTACACACAAGTCAACATACAGTTTAGAGGCAAATTAAGAGGCAGCAGAGGCACGCACCTGCGTCATCGACGGCGTCCACATCGACCCCTAGCCCCTCGACCAGGTACCTGCACACCCGTAGCCTCCCCTTCCCGGCGGCGAAGTGCAGCGCCCCGAGACCTTCTTCCTTGGCCGCATCCACCACCTCCCTGTGGCGGCCCCTGCCCTTATCCAGATCTCTCACCAGCCCTGCGACGCGACGAACGGGAGAGTCAGTGCCTCCCCGATTCAAACGCCGGCCGACCAAAGCCCGCCCGGAATCGAAGCCCTCGTACTCTTGAAGAGGCGGAGGTCGCCGCGGCGAGCCGCGTGGAGGAGCGGATGCGATCCGTCGGCGGCCGGAGGGGTCGGGCTAGGGTttggaggggcggcgcggcgcttAGCTGAGGTGGCCGCGGGGTGACGCCGCGCC comes from Triticum aestivum cultivar Chinese Spring chromosome 5B, IWGSC CS RefSeq v2.1, whole genome shotgun sequence and encodes:
- the LOC123114399 gene encoding ankyrin repeat and protein kinase domain-containing protein 1 isoform X2 gives rise to the protein MARRHPAATSAKRRAAPPNPSPTPPAADGSHPLLHAARRGDLRLFKRLVRDLDKGRGRHREVVDAAKEEGLGALHFAAGKGRLRVCRYLVEGLGVDVDAVDDAGRTPLLVALLRGIMDTASYLLDHGADPGKADDEGFAPLHHAATADRKMVELLLAKGVSVDPVCVDGTPLYAAAIEGHDEIMQILLENNADCNKKIPGIDTPLLVAITAPSVKCVKLLVEAGADVNDGILAPLVVAAEMKGSTACLKLLLEAGADPNVPDPSGRFPIELAAQRGTREGVEILFPVTCIPTVHDWSVDGIIQHARVSRKQGAHSNVRTIEQFKLLGVESLKRNDYFTAATLYSAAMEYDRHDATLLSDRSFCWLCLGDGHEALQDALACREMRPGWPNACYRQGEALMLLKDYGGACDAFLDAAKLDPGSPEIESALWKAMNSLKTSCGATQAV
- the LOC123114399 gene encoding ankyrin-1 isoform X1 produces the protein MARRHPAATSAKRRAAPPNPSPTPPAADGSHPLLHAARRGDLRLFKRLVRDLDKGRGRHREVVDAAKEEGLGALHFAAGKGRLRVCRYLVEGLGVDVDAVDDAGRTPLLVALLRGIMDTASYLLDHGADPGKADDEGFAPLHHAATAGDRKMVELLLAKGVSVDPVCVDGTPLYAAAIEGHDEIMQILLENNADCNKKIPGIDTPLLVAITAPSVKCVKLLVEAGADVNDGILAPLVVAAEMKGSTACLKLLLEAGADPNVPDPSGRFPIELAAQRGTREGVEILFPVTCIPTVHDWSVDGIIQHARVSRKQGAHSNVRTIEQFKLLGVESLKRNDYFTAATLYSAAMEYDRHDATLLSDRSFCWLCLGDGHEALQDALACREMRPGWPNACYRQGEALMLLKDYGGACDAFLDAAKLDPGSPEIESALWKAMNSLKTSCGATQAV